TGTTGACTTTATTGCGGGGGAATATGATGTATTAGTTACAACAACGATTATTGAAACGGGTGTTGATATTCCTAATGTTAATACTTTGATTGTAGAAGACGCTGATAGAATGGGTTTGTCACAACTCTACCAACTTCGAGGGCGAGTTGGGCGAAGTAATCGGGTCGCGTACGCATATTTTATGTACCAAGAAAATAAAGTACTTACCGAAGTCAGTGAAAAAAGATTAGAGGCAATTAAGGATTTTACTGAACTAGGTTCAGGTTTTAAAATTGCAATGCGTGATTTATCAATTAGAGGTGCTGGAAACCTCTTGGGCAAACAACAACATGGTTTTATAGATTCAGTAGGATATGATTTATATACGCAGATGTTGAAAGATGCAGTTGCTCGAAAAAGAGGTGTTATTGGGATTAAAAAAACAGATGCTGAGATTAAGATTAGTATTGAAGCGTATCTACCATCAACTTATATTGAGGATCAAAGACAAAAAATTGAGTTGTATAAACGAATCAGACAAATTGAAAATGAAAAAGAATTTATTGAGATTCAAGAAGATTTAATTGATCGATTTGGGGAATATCCTGGAGAGGTTGAAAATTTATTAAAACTGAGTTTAATGAAAATGTACGCTGATAGAGCACTTGTGGAATCAGTTAATTATGAAAATAAAAAAATTGTGGTCACGTTTAGTGATGAAGCATTTGAATATTACCAGGCTGCAGATTATTTAGAAGTTATTGCTAAGGTGAATTTGAAAGCTACTCTAAAAATGGAGCAGAAAAAAATGAAAATCACTATAGCATTGCAACCCACAGAGAAACTTGAAAAAAATATTGCGAATCTGACGGAACTATTCAAAAGATTAGGAGAAAAAGCAGACAAAGTTAAAAAGGTAAATGAACGTGAAAAACAAAACAGCTAATTTTGTACTCAAAGGGGCAACTACATTAACGGTAGCTGCCCTAATTGGAAAAATATTAAGTGCTATTTATCGTGTTCCTTTTCAAAATCTAGTTGGAAATAGAGGTTTCTATATATATCAGCAGATATACCCATTGTATGGAATTGCGATGACAATCGGTCTTTCTGGTTTACCCGTCTATATTTCTAAGATAATTGCAAAAGAAGAGACAGATACTAGGAAAAAAGAACAGGCAACAATTTTATTAGAGATACTATTTATATTTGGACTACTAGTTTTTGTAGTGCTTTATTTAGGAGCAACTAGAATTGCCGGTCTGATGGGAGACAGTAGACTGGATGAACTAATAAAAAGTGTTTCATGGTTGTATTTGCTTGTTCCATTGCTTTCTGTTGCAAGAGGGTATAATCAAGGAATGCAAGAGATGACGCCAACAGCTCTTTCACAATTGGTTGAGCAATTGGTTCGTATATGCGTAATTATTACTGTTGCTCTTTTGGGAATTTCTCATAAGTGGTCACTTTATCGAATTGGGAGTTCAGCTTTTTTGGGTTCTATAATTGGAGCAATCTGTGCTTTGGTCTTTTTTTTCAGCTTTTTCAAAGAAATTTTTAAATTCAAGTATCATAGAAATATGTCAGTGATACTTCAAGCGATGAAGGGCTTATTTTCAGAGGGATTGCTAATTTGTTTTTTCGCGGGAATTCTTGTTTTGCTACAACTAATTGATTCTTTTACTTTAAAAAAGGCACTACAAGCAGCTGGGTATTCAATGAAAAATGCTGAAAACCTAAAGGGAGTCTACGATCGTTCGCAAACTTTTCTCCAATTAGGCCTAGTTGTTTCGACAAGTTTTTCGACAAGTTTATTGCCGATGCTAATTAAAAATCGAATGGAACATGATAAATTGAAGTTTAAACAAAATATTCGATTGATTTATCGAATTTGTATATGGACATCAATGGCTGTGACTAGCGGATTAATAATTTTAATGCCTAGTCTTAACAAAGCTTTGTTTTCTTCGGAACAAGGTAGTATGGCGTTAAGTATTAGCATGCTGACAATCATTTTTACAGGTGTTATTTTATTAGATAATGCAATATTACAGAGTGCAAATAGTTATAAAAAAAATATTATTGTTCTAGTAGCAATAATAGCAATTAAATTTTTGACGAATTATCAATTTACATTGCATCTGGGAATTATTGGTGCGGCAGTCTCTAGTGTATTAAGTGTGGCAATCGGTACTTTCTTTTCAGGAAGGTCATTGAGAAAAATTGGGCTTAATCGTCAATTGGACCGAAAGTTTATAAAGAAAGTCATTTTGTTTTCCATTATAATGATTATAGTAGTTTCCTTGGTAATTAGTTTGACTAATCAATTTGGAAACTCACGCGTTTACAGCTTTATGCAATGTATTATTGGAGTTGTGATAGGAGCAGCTTCTTATGTTACAACAACTAGATGTGGTAATTTGTTTAGTGACAGGGAATGGAGAAGCATTCCTGGTGGAGAATATATATTGAAAATTTTCAAAAAAAGGATGGATAATTAATGAGACTAGATAAATTTTTAAAAGTTTCTCGTATTATAAAAAGAAGAACCGTGGCAAAAGAAATTGCAGATAAAGGAAGAATTACAATTGATGATAAAATAGCGAAATCATCAACTGATGTAGCAGTTGGAGACAAACTAACTATTTCTTTTGGCAATAAAACGTTGACTGTGAGAGTAATTTCTTTAAAAGAAACGGTAAAAAAAGACGAAGCAACAGAATTGTATGAAATTATTGCGGAAGATTTTAAAGAAAACTTCAAATAAGTAAATTAATAGACTTTGACGATTTAAAATTGCTATAATAATAGAGTGGTGACGCTAGGAAAGGGGTAGTTTTTGAGATGGCAACAGGTCAAAAAATAAGAACATTAAATAATTCTTTTTACCGTGCTAGTGAAGAAAAGCAAAGACAAACCGGCTATCAAAAACGAATTAGACGAGTCCATAAGAAACGTTTTATTACAATTATCCTAGCATTTTTTTTAGTAACCTTATTTTTTGGTTACCAAATTGTAAATACGAAATTATTAACGAGCAACTTGAATAAGCAGATAACTACATCACATAAGAAACTTGATAAAGTTAGAACGCAAAGAACAGATTTGAAGCAAGAAGTAAAACAGTTGAATGATAAAAATTATCTTGAGAAGATAATTAGGGAGAAATATTATTATTCAAAAGATGGGGAAACAATTTATAGTTTGCCAAATAATAGCTTAGGACAAAAATAATTTGATAGTCTTTAATCTATTGCATACCAGCTTTGGCGTGTTATACTAAGGTGTATATAGTTTAAGGAGGAGCAACATTTTTATGTCAATTGAAGTGGGAGCTAAGGTTACAGGCAAGGTTTCAGGGATAACGAATTTTGGTGCATTTGTTGATTTGGGCGATAAAAAGAACGGATTGGTCCATATCAGTGAAGTATCTGATGGGTATGTTAAAGACATTCATGATGTTTTGAGCATTGGTGATGAGGTTACAGTCAAAGTTTTATCGATTGCTGAAGATGGAAAGATTAGTCTCTCAATTAGAAAAGCAGTTGCAGTTGTCCCTCATCATGAGAAAGCACAAACGACACATACAACTCGAACAGATCGTGGCAATAACTATCATTCTGGTGGAACAGACGTGAAGACACATAATCATAGTGGACAACGTCAAGGTTATAAAAAAACAGAATATAAAAAAGTGAACGAAACCAAGAAGACAGATTTTGATTCATTGCTGTCAGGTTTTTTGAAAGATAGTGAAGTTCGTTTGACATCATTAAAAAGAAATACAGAAGGCAAGCGCGGTGGCCGTGGAGGCCGTCGTAGTTAAATCAAATAAATTCGATTGTTGTCGTAAGCAACAATCGTTTTTTTAGTGGGTTGGGTATATGAGAAATCTAAGACAAAGTTTTTTAGCAGATTTTGGAAAATATTGTTCTGATAAAAGGGTGCTAGTAGCTGTCTCAACAGGTGTGGATTCAATGGTTTTACTGAATTTATTAATTAGTTTGCCACCGAGAATTAGACCAATAATTGAAGTAGCCTACGTGGATCATAAGCTAAGATTAGAGAGTATAGAAGAAACAAAATACATCAAAGATTTTTGTGAAAACCAAAATCTCGAGCTTCATTGCTTGGAATGGAAAACTGAGGATCATCCGAAAACAGGAATTGAAGCGGCAGCAAGAAAAGTCCGTTATAATTTTTTTGCAGAAACCATGAAGAAAACAGGTATTAACACTTTATTGACAGCACACCATGCGGATGATCAGGCAGAGACATTTCTTATGAAGCTCATAAGAGGAGGCGATCTTCAGCAGCTGCAAGGAATTAGAATTGTCAGGCGATTCGCTGAAGGACGACTAATCAGACTTTTATTGAATTATTCAAAGACTGAAATCAGAGAGTATGCGCAAAAGAATAATCTTATTTATTTTGAAGATGTAACTAATAATTCTAATGATTATTTGCGAAATCGAATTAGACATTTGATTGTTCCTAAGATGAAGGCTGAAAATTCGAAATTTTTAGAGCATATTCAATCATATGAGCAGCAACTGTCTATATTATTACAGGCAACTGGAGAACAGGTTGATACTTATTTAGCAAATATGCAAGTGGGTGAGGATACTTTTTCAATTGATACATGGTCTTCTTTGAGTAAAAGTTGGCAATCTTTAGTTATAAAGAAACTTCTTGAAAGATACTCGAAAAAATTGGATGAGAAAACCTTAGAGCAGGTTGAGAATCTATTAAGCAATCGTAAAAAACCACAAGGATTTGTTGACCTTGGAACAAATGGATTTTTTATAAAAAAATATAATTTATTTTATTTTGCCAATAAATATCACGTTGAAGATGAAAAAACAATTAAGTATGAGTTAGAATTAAATAAATGGATAACTCTTAGTAAGGAAGAAAAAATAGGTGTTTTTTTCAACAGAAGACCCCCAATTTTGAAAACCGATCAAGTATTTTATTTTTCAAATCCAAAGTTATTACCTCTAATAGTTAGACATCGTAATCAAGGCGATCGGATTCATACTAAAGTTGGTACACAAAAGCTGAAAAAAATATTGATTAATGATAAAGTACCGCAAGAAGCCCGTGAAAAAGTATGGGTAATTACTACTGGAGAAAATCTAATTTTATGGGTGCCAAATGTTAGGAAATCAGATTTGTCAGAGAGTCAGGTAAATGATAAAATGCAATACATGATAATTTTTAGGAATAAAGTCTAGAAATGAGGTTGAATATGAACGAGGATATCAAAGAAGTTCTTTACAGTAAGCAACAAATAGAAGAAGTTTCTAAGAAAATTGGTGTACAATTGACTAATGATTATGCAGACAAAAAACCTTTAGTTATTTGTGTGCTAAAGGGTGCTGTTTTATTTATGGCAGATATCATTAGGAAAATTGATACATATGTTGAGATTGACTTTATGGATGTCTCAAGTTATGGGGAAGCAACTGTTTCTTCAGGAGAAGTTAAAATAATCAAGGATTTAGATGTACCGGTTGAAGGTAGAGACATCTTAATTGTTGAAGATATTATTGATACTGGAAAAACATTGCAATGCTTAGTCAACCTTTTGAAACATCGAAAAGCAGCATCGGTAAAAATTTGTACGTTGTTGGATAAACCTGAACGGAGAATGGAAGGTATTATACCAGATTATGTGGGTTTTCAGGTGCCCAATGAATTTGTGGTTGGATATGGACTTGATTACAAAGGGATGTACCGTAATCTTCCATATGTCGGTATTTTAAAATCAGAAGTTTATGAGAACAATTAATGGTCAATAATAGTCAAGTGTGTTATGATTTATGCGCTACCTGTTTGACCGTAGCAATCTGTGTAGTAAACGAGGAGGAAGCAGATGAACAATAACAAGAATGGACTTTTTAGGAATAGTCTATTTTATATTGTGATTTTCCTTGGGGTAATGGGAATGTTGTACTACTTTTTTGGTGGTAAAACCAGTTCTCAATCTCAACAAATCCAATCAAGCCAATTTATTAGTGAATTAAAGAAGGATAATGTTAAAGATTTTACAATGCAACCTTCTGGAAGTACTTATAAAATTACAGGGGACTATAAAAAAGCACGAAAAGTTAAGGAATCTACTGGGCTGGGAAGTTTTACTTCTGGGAGCAGCAAGATAACATCGTTTTCGACCAATGTGTTGACTAATGATGTCGCCGTTAAGCAAATTCAGCAATATGCTGAGAAAAATAATGTAAAGAATGGTGCAAAGGAAGAGGAATCTAGTAGCTTATGGTTACAGTTGCTTATTTACTTGTTGCCAGTGATATTCTTTGTGTTCTTCTTCTATATGATGATGGGTCAAGCAGGCCAAGGCGGCGGTAATGGACGTGTTATGAACTTTGGCAAGTCAAAGGCTAAACCTGTTGACAAAAAAGCGAATAAAGTTCGTTTTTCTGATGTCGCTGGTGCTGAAGAAGAAAAACAAGAACTTGTCGAAGTAGTTGAGTTCTTGAG
Above is a window of Liquorilactobacillus hordei DSM 19519 DNA encoding:
- a CDS encoding oligosaccharide flippase family protein, coding for MNVKNKTANFVLKGATTLTVAALIGKILSAIYRVPFQNLVGNRGFYIYQQIYPLYGIAMTIGLSGLPVYISKIIAKEETDTRKKEQATILLEILFIFGLLVFVVLYLGATRIAGLMGDSRLDELIKSVSWLYLLVPLLSVARGYNQGMQEMTPTALSQLVEQLVRICVIITVALLGISHKWSLYRIGSSAFLGSIIGAICALVFFFSFFKEIFKFKYHRNMSVILQAMKGLFSEGLLICFFAGILVLLQLIDSFTLKKALQAAGYSMKNAENLKGVYDRSQTFLQLGLVVSTSFSTSLLPMLIKNRMEHDKLKFKQNIRLIYRICIWTSMAVTSGLIILMPSLNKALFSSEQGSMALSISMLTIIFTGVILLDNAILQSANSYKKNIIVLVAIIAIKFLTNYQFTLHLGIIGAAVSSVLSVAIGTFFSGRSLRKIGLNRQLDRKFIKKVILFSIIMIIVVSLVISLTNQFGNSRVYSFMQCIIGVVIGAASYVTTTRCGNLFSDREWRSIPGGEYILKIFKKRMDN
- a CDS encoding RNA-binding S4 domain-containing protein; its protein translation is MRLDKFLKVSRIIKRRTVAKEIADKGRITIDDKIAKSSTDVAVGDKLTISFGNKTLTVRVISLKETVKKDEATELYEIIAEDFKENFK
- a CDS encoding FtsB family cell division protein; this encodes MATGQKIRTLNNSFYRASEEKQRQTGYQKRIRRVHKKRFITIILAFFLVTLFFGYQIVNTKLLTSNLNKQITTSHKKLDKVRTQRTDLKQEVKQLNDKNYLEKIIREKYYYSKDGETIYSLPNNSLGQK
- a CDS encoding S1 domain-containing RNA-binding protein, with protein sequence MSIEVGAKVTGKVSGITNFGAFVDLGDKKNGLVHISEVSDGYVKDIHDVLSIGDEVTVKVLSIAEDGKISLSIRKAVAVVPHHEKAQTTHTTRTDRGNNYHSGGTDVKTHNHSGQRQGYKKTEYKKVNETKKTDFDSLLSGFLKDSEVRLTSLKRNTEGKRGGRGGRRS
- the tilS gene encoding tRNA lysidine(34) synthetase TilS, giving the protein MRNLRQSFLADFGKYCSDKRVLVAVSTGVDSMVLLNLLISLPPRIRPIIEVAYVDHKLRLESIEETKYIKDFCENQNLELHCLEWKTEDHPKTGIEAAARKVRYNFFAETMKKTGINTLLTAHHADDQAETFLMKLIRGGDLQQLQGIRIVRRFAEGRLIRLLLNYSKTEIREYAQKNNLIYFEDVTNNSNDYLRNRIRHLIVPKMKAENSKFLEHIQSYEQQLSILLQATGEQVDTYLANMQVGEDTFSIDTWSSLSKSWQSLVIKKLLERYSKKLDEKTLEQVENLLSNRKKPQGFVDLGTNGFFIKKYNLFYFANKYHVEDEKTIKYELELNKWITLSKEEKIGVFFNRRPPILKTDQVFYFSNPKLLPLIVRHRNQGDRIHTKVGTQKLKKILINDKVPQEAREKVWVITTGENLILWVPNVRKSDLSESQVNDKMQYMIIFRNKV
- the hpt gene encoding hypoxanthine phosphoribosyltransferase, whose protein sequence is MNEDIKEVLYSKQQIEEVSKKIGVQLTNDYADKKPLVICVLKGAVLFMADIIRKIDTYVEIDFMDVSSYGEATVSSGEVKIIKDLDVPVEGRDILIVEDIIDTGKTLQCLVNLLKHRKAASVKICTLLDKPERRMEGIIPDYVGFQVPNEFVVGYGLDYKGMYRNLPYVGILKSEVYENN